Proteins from a genomic interval of Halomonas alkaliantarctica:
- the mpl gene encoding UDP-N-acetylmuramate:L-alanyl-gamma-D-glutamyl-meso-diaminopimelate ligase, whose product MHLHIMGICGTFMGSLALLAREMGHQVSGSDQNVYPPMSTQLVDAGITLMEGYHAEHLSPAPDIVVVGNALSRGNEEVEALLNSGLPYTSGAQWLAEHVLPGRRVIAVAGTHGKTTTASVLAWLLESGGLAPGFLIGGVPRNFGVSARLGDPQAPFVVEADEYDTAFFDKRSKFVHYRPHIAILNNLEYDHADIFPDLAAIERQFHHLVRTVPSQGHLLVADEQPALERVLSQGAWTPVAHFGDQDKSEWQLKLERDDASRFQVIYRGGEPGQDTNGQDEDGVVEWALTGEHNARNALAALSAAHLCGVDLARGCAALARFETPRRRQEVRGEINGIQVIDDFAHHPTAIAATLKGLRAATIKGRLLVVIEPRSNTMRLGALRERLIESVADADGVFWFQPAGLDWSMEELVATQGAHAQLFSDIDTLVAAVVTQASPLDRIVVMSNGGFEGVHERLLAALAAAKEGKA is encoded by the coding sequence ATGCATCTGCATATTATGGGTATTTGCGGCACCTTTATGGGTAGCCTGGCACTGCTGGCGCGTGAAATGGGGCACCAAGTGAGTGGCTCCGATCAGAATGTTTACCCACCCATGAGCACCCAGTTGGTTGATGCGGGCATCACCTTAATGGAGGGCTATCACGCCGAGCATCTGTCGCCAGCGCCGGATATTGTCGTTGTGGGCAACGCCTTGTCACGGGGCAATGAAGAGGTTGAGGCGCTACTCAATAGCGGCCTGCCGTATACCTCGGGGGCGCAGTGGTTGGCTGAGCACGTGCTGCCTGGGCGACGCGTCATTGCCGTGGCGGGTACTCACGGAAAAACCACTACCGCAAGCGTATTAGCTTGGCTGTTAGAGAGTGGTGGCTTAGCACCGGGGTTTTTAATTGGCGGCGTGCCGCGCAATTTTGGCGTGTCGGCGCGCTTGGGAGATCCGCAAGCGCCGTTTGTGGTGGAAGCTGACGAGTACGACACGGCGTTCTTCGATAAACGTTCCAAGTTTGTTCACTACCGTCCGCATATCGCCATACTCAACAACCTTGAGTATGACCACGCCGATATCTTCCCCGACTTGGCCGCCATTGAGCGCCAGTTCCATCACCTGGTGCGTACCGTGCCAAGCCAAGGCCACTTATTAGTTGCCGATGAGCAGCCCGCCCTTGAGCGCGTGCTGAGCCAGGGTGCTTGGACACCGGTAGCGCACTTTGGTGATCAGGATAAGAGCGAGTGGCAGCTGAAATTAGAGCGCGACGACGCCAGTCGCTTCCAGGTGATTTATCGCGGTGGGGAGCCCGGTCAGGATACAAATGGCCAAGATGAGGACGGGGTCGTCGAGTGGGCGCTGACCGGCGAGCATAACGCCCGCAATGCGCTGGCAGCGCTGTCGGCGGCGCATTTGTGTGGGGTTGATTTAGCCCGTGGCTGTGCGGCGCTGGCGCGCTTTGAAACACCCAGAAGGCGCCAGGAAGTGCGCGGTGAAATCAATGGCATCCAGGTGATCGATGATTTCGCCCACCATCCCACGGCGATTGCCGCGACGCTCAAAGGGCTACGTGCGGCCACCATTAAAGGACGCCTGCTGGTGGTCATCGAACCGCGCTCGAACACCATGCGTTTAGGCGCCCTGCGCGAGCGGTTAATCGAGAGCGTGGCTGACGCTGATGGCGTATTTTGGTTCCAGCCCGCTGGGCTCGACTGGTCGATGGAAGAACTGGTCGCCACGCAAGGGGCGCATGCCCAGCTATTTAGCGATATCGATACGTTGGTGGCAGCGGTGGTTACACAAGCGTCACCACTAGACCGTATTGTGGTGATGTCCAACGGTGGCTTTGAGGGCGTGCATGAACGCCTGCTCGCCGCGTTAGCCGCTGCCAAGGAGGGTAAAGCGTGA
- a CDS encoding glutaredoxin family protein — translation MRILIRYFFRGLRLVLAPVMLISEKLSTPKSVERTPEEQAKVDQACQNLALYQFRTCPFCIKVRKEIARLGLNIEVRDAQLDPAHKQALLEGGGKVKVPCLRITHDDGREEWMYESDTINAWLHQQFG, via the coding sequence ATGCGCATTTTAATTCGCTATTTTTTCCGCGGCCTTCGCTTGGTGCTCGCCCCGGTCATGCTGATTTCCGAGAAGCTCTCCACACCGAAGTCAGTAGAGCGAACGCCTGAAGAGCAAGCCAAGGTGGATCAAGCGTGCCAGAACCTCGCGCTGTACCAATTTCGCACCTGCCCCTTTTGCATCAAGGTGCGCAAAGAGATCGCGCGACTGGGTTTAAACATTGAGGTACGTGATGCTCAGCTTGACCCTGCGCATAAGCAGGCACTCTTAGAAGGGGGCGGCAAAGTCAAAGTGCCCTGCTTGAGAATCACCCACGACGATGGGCGTGAGGAGTGGATGTACGAATCTGACACTATCAATGCCTGGCTGCACCAGCAGTTTGGTTAA